One part of the Gemmatimonas sp. genome encodes these proteins:
- the tmk gene encoding dTMP kinase, whose product MVPDNGAGEHARGLFLVLEGGEGVGKTTQWTRLADTLRAVGHDVVAVREPGGTAAGDAIRALLLDPASELAPESEALLFAASRAQLVRDVVIPALGRGAVVLVDRFLLSTYAYQGAGRGLAESSLRAVNALATQGVAPDLTLLLSVPVEVAQARLEVRGPADRMEQEDASFHQRVREAFDAALAADWQAAHPEIGPVMAIDADRPVDVVTVRCLEALVAQWPVRFASAATAALGAL is encoded by the coding sequence ATGGTGCCGGACAACGGGGCCGGCGAGCACGCGCGCGGCCTTTTTCTGGTGCTCGAGGGGGGTGAGGGGGTGGGCAAGACCACGCAGTGGACGCGTCTTGCCGACACCCTGCGCGCCGTGGGCCACGATGTGGTGGCGGTGCGGGAGCCCGGCGGCACGGCGGCCGGCGATGCCATTCGCGCCCTGTTGCTCGACCCCGCCAGTGAACTGGCACCGGAAAGCGAGGCGCTGCTCTTCGCCGCGTCGCGCGCGCAGCTGGTGCGCGATGTGGTGATTCCCGCCCTCGGGCGCGGGGCCGTCGTGCTGGTCGATCGCTTCCTGCTCAGCACCTACGCGTATCAGGGGGCCGGGCGGGGCCTCGCCGAATCGTCGCTGCGCGCGGTGAACGCCCTGGCCACGCAGGGGGTGGCTCCCGACCTCACGCTGCTGCTCTCGGTGCCTGTCGAGGTGGCGCAGGCGCGCCTCGAGGTGCGTGGGCCGGCCGATCGCATGGAGCAGGAGGATGCCAGCTTTCACCAGCGGGTGCGGGAGGCCTTCGACGCCGCGCTTGCCGCCGACTGGCAGGCGGCCCATCCGGAAATCGGGCCGGTCATGGCCATCGACGCCGACCGCCCGGTGGATGTGGTGACGGTGCGGTGCCTCGAGGCGCTGGTGGCCCAGTGGCCGGTCCGCTTTGCCTCGGCCGCCACGGCGGCACTTGGCGCGCTCTGA
- a CDS encoding hydantoinase B/oxoprolinase family protein — protein sequence MTPSTTASGTFDALELTVFSQGVAMLAEEMGGLLERSSISPNIRERRDASCALFDAAGRMVAQAAHIPVHLGAMPESVAAVRAAGARAGDLFLLNDPSHGGSHLPDLTMVEVIAHPQDAERIIGYAAVRAHHADVGGMSPGSMPFGATELYQEGLIVPPVRLEVQGVLQRDLLALLLANVRTPAEREGDLRAQRAACAAGRVGWQALFLRLGEQSLTAAVDALLDYTERRVRARLALLDGAEGHAADALEGDGVSDEAIPVVVHARVEHGTLHLDLTGTSPAVRGNVNAPPAVARAAAVFVLRVLCDDDVPVNDGVARALALTIPDDCVANAKRPSAVAAGNVELSQRLTDVCFAALAQAAARIGVHDLVIPACGQGTMNNVTLGAPGWSFYETLGGGQGATWRGPGPDAVHVGMSNTRNTPVESLERAYPLRVVEYAVRRGSGGAGTHGGGDGVVRRYQALVPCTATLLTERRRVAPPGANGGAAGATGRNRLNDQPLPAKTRVAMQPGDVLTIETPGGGGWGPGLHR from the coding sequence GTGACCCCCTCCACCACGGCATCGGGCACCTTCGATGCGCTCGAGCTCACCGTCTTCTCGCAGGGCGTGGCCATGCTGGCCGAGGAGATGGGCGGGCTGCTCGAGCGCAGCAGCATTTCGCCCAACATCCGCGAGCGGCGCGATGCTTCCTGCGCGCTCTTCGACGCGGCGGGGCGCATGGTGGCGCAGGCGGCGCACATTCCCGTGCATCTGGGCGCCATGCCCGAGTCGGTGGCAGCGGTACGCGCCGCCGGGGCGCGCGCCGGTGACCTGTTTCTGCTCAATGACCCGTCGCACGGTGGGTCGCATCTCCCCGATCTCACCATGGTCGAGGTCATCGCGCATCCGCAGGATGCCGAGCGCATCATCGGCTATGCGGCCGTGCGTGCGCACCACGCCGACGTGGGGGGGATGAGTCCCGGCAGCATGCCGTTCGGTGCCACCGAGCTGTACCAGGAAGGTCTCATCGTGCCGCCGGTGCGCCTCGAAGTGCAGGGCGTACTGCAGCGCGATCTGCTGGCGCTGCTGCTGGCCAATGTGCGCACCCCTGCCGAGCGTGAGGGCGACCTGCGCGCGCAGCGGGCGGCGTGTGCCGCGGGGCGTGTTGGGTGGCAGGCGCTGTTCCTGCGGCTTGGCGAGCAGTCGCTGACCGCTGCCGTGGACGCGCTGCTCGATTACACCGAGCGACGGGTGCGTGCACGACTCGCGCTCCTCGATGGCGCGGAGGGGCATGCCGCCGACGCGCTCGAAGGCGATGGCGTAAGCGACGAGGCGATTCCCGTGGTGGTACACGCGCGCGTGGAGCATGGCACGTTGCACCTCGACCTCACGGGCACGTCGCCCGCTGTGCGCGGCAACGTGAACGCGCCCCCCGCTGTGGCGCGGGCGGCCGCGGTGTTCGTGTTGCGGGTGCTCTGCGACGACGATGTGCCGGTGAACGACGGCGTGGCGCGCGCGCTGGCGCTCACCATTCCCGATGACTGCGTGGCGAATGCGAAGCGGCCGAGCGCCGTGGCAGCGGGCAACGTGGAGCTGTCGCAGCGTCTGACCGATGTCTGCTTTGCGGCGCTCGCGCAGGCGGCGGCGCGCATCGGCGTGCACGATCTCGTGATCCCCGCCTGCGGTCAGGGCACCATGAACAACGTCACCTTGGGCGCGCCTGGTTGGAGCTTTTACGAAACGCTGGGGGGCGGGCAGGGGGCCACGTGGCGGGGCCCGGGCCCCGATGCTGTGCACGTGGGCATGAGCAACACCCGCAACACCCCCGTGGAGAGCCTCGAACGCGCTTACCCGCTGCGCGTGGTGGAGTATGCGGTGCGCCGCGGCAGCGGTGGAGCCGGCACGCACGGTGGCGGTGATGGGGTGGTGCGCCGTTATCAGGCGCTCGTGCCGTGCACGGCCACGCTGCTCACCGAGCGGCGGCGTGTGGCGCCGCCGGGGGCCAACGGTGGCGCCGCCGGTGCCACAGGGCGCAACCGGCTCAACGACCAGCCGCTCCCCGCCAAGACGCGGGTGGCCATGCAGCCTGGCGACGTGCTGACCATCGAAACCCCGGGCGGTGGTGGCTGGGGCCCGGGGCTACACCGCTAG
- the prmC gene encoding peptide chain release factor N(5)-glutamine methyltransferase, producing MTLREVVHRVVALIGECAALEPEVRADAAREGRVLVAGVLQLSTGGLAHRMLVEPALRAGEADAIEQALHRRLRGEPLAYAVGHAAFRDLVLQVDQRVLIPRPETELVVEAALRVTAGRPGGVAVDIGTGSGAIALALATEGRFDQVLATDLSADALAVARANAERLLRPSHPPVELRHGADLAPLGGVQARVIVSNPPYIAYDEAAALPASVRDWEPPVALFAAQGGLARYEVLVHGARAHLEGGGWLVLELDANRAAPVAAMAAAAGYEQVQVAQDLAGRDRVLLAQSPAA from the coding sequence GTGACGCTGCGTGAGGTGGTCCACCGCGTGGTCGCCCTCATCGGCGAGTGCGCGGCGCTCGAGCCGGAGGTGCGGGCCGACGCGGCGCGCGAAGGGCGGGTACTCGTGGCCGGTGTGCTGCAGCTGTCCACCGGCGGCCTCGCCCACCGGATGCTCGTGGAGCCCGCCCTGCGTGCGGGAGAGGCCGATGCCATCGAGCAGGCGCTGCACCGGCGACTGCGCGGCGAACCGCTCGCGTATGCGGTGGGGCACGCCGCCTTCCGCGACCTCGTGCTGCAGGTCGATCAACGCGTGCTCATTCCGCGACCGGAGACGGAGCTGGTGGTGGAGGCGGCGCTGCGCGTCACGGCTGGCCGGCCCGGTGGGGTGGCCGTGGATATCGGTACCGGCTCCGGTGCCATCGCGCTGGCCCTGGCCACTGAGGGGCGTTTCGACCAGGTCCTGGCCACCGACCTGTCGGCCGACGCGCTGGCCGTGGCCCGGGCCAACGCCGAACGGCTCCTGCGGCCGTCTCACCCCCCGGTGGAGCTCCGCCACGGGGCGGATCTGGCGCCACTCGGCGGCGTCCAGGCCCGTGTGATTGTCTCCAATCCCCCGTACATTGCGTACGACGAGGCGGCGGCCCTGCCGGCCTCCGTGCGCGACTGGGAGCCCCCCGTGGCCCTCTTCGCGGCGCAGGGCGGGTTGGCGCGGTACGAGGTGCTCGTGCACGGGGCACGTGCGCATCTCGAAGGTGGCGGGTGGCTGGTGCTCGAACTCGACGCCAACCGCGCCGCCCCGGTGGCGGCCATGGCCGCTGCCGCGGGGTACGAGCAGGTGCAGGTGGCACAGGATCTCGCAGGACGTGACCGGGTGCTGCTGGCGCAATCGCCGGCAGCGTAG
- a CDS encoding MBL fold metallo-hydrolase yields MAASVPPRARIRFWGTRGTCPSPGPRTVRYGGNTPCVEVRGADGALIILDAGSGIRALGAQLVESGHTAPIHLFLTHRHSDHVLGLAHFAPLFNRTPRIRVCGGDGEAESLAAFTRSMLTPPLFPYVDGMSTRLDIMEWDVCRDPLAGSLTVRRFTARHPGEAAIFRLDDDAGPLVAYAPDNELSYHDGAEAVRAWRRALCDFLADVPILVHDATYRDEELARYIGWGHSSHLEAARLALECGARTLVLFHHHPDRDDDGVERMLDECRTFVSREGAPLRVLAAWEGLALAV; encoded by the coding sequence ATGGCGGCCAGCGTCCCTCCACGCGCCCGCATCCGATTCTGGGGCACGCGCGGCACCTGCCCCTCGCCGGGCCCGCGTACCGTACGGTACGGGGGCAACACGCCGTGCGTCGAAGTGCGGGGCGCCGACGGGGCGCTCATCATCCTCGACGCGGGGTCGGGCATTCGCGCCCTCGGGGCGCAGCTCGTGGAGAGCGGGCATACGGCGCCCATTCACCTGTTCCTCACCCATCGCCACAGCGATCACGTGCTGGGGCTGGCGCACTTCGCCCCGCTCTTCAATCGCACGCCGCGCATTCGCGTCTGCGGCGGCGACGGCGAGGCGGAATCGTTGGCCGCGTTCACCCGGAGCATGCTCACGCCCCCCCTGTTTCCGTATGTCGACGGCATGAGCACGCGGCTCGACATCATGGAATGGGACGTCTGCCGCGATCCGCTCGCGGGATCGCTGACCGTCCGTCGCTTCACGGCGCGGCATCCGGGGGAGGCGGCCATCTTTCGTCTCGATGACGACGCCGGCCCGCTCGTGGCCTACGCCCCCGATAATGAGCTGTCGTATCACGACGGGGCCGAGGCCGTGCGTGCGTGGCGACGGGCACTGTGCGACTTTCTGGCTGACGTGCCCATTCTGGTGCACGACGCGACCTATCGCGACGAGGAGTTGGCGCGCTACATCGGATGGGGGCACTCGTCACATCTCGAAGCAGCCCGGCTGGCTCTCGAATGCGGCGCCCGCACGCTGGTGCTGTTTCATCATCATCCCGACCGCGACGACGACGGCGTGGAGCGTATGCTCGACGAGTGCCGCACGTTTGTGAGCCGTGAAGGCGCGCCATTGCGCGTGCTGGCCGCCTGGGAAGGGTTGGCGCTAGCGGTGTAG
- the prfA gene encoding peptide chain release factor 1, with protein MLSHLRDRMVDALRRATEVEQLLADPETTRDAPRLAELGREHHRLAEVVVKATRLTKAEQELAEARELANGDDPEFAAEARAEVARLDAEVDELQKALLPLLIPRDPLDDRPAIVEIRAGTGGDEAALFAGDLLRLYTRFIERRGWRIEHISYSDGAMGGVKEAVFKVIGDGAFGMLRWESGVHRVQRVPATESQGRIHTSAATVAVLPEAEEVDVRIEDKDLRIDVFRSSGPGGQSVNTTDSAVRITHIPTGIVVSQQDQKSQLQNKAKGMEVLRARLLDLRLSEQEAERSRLRKSQVSTGDRSAKIRTYNFPQGRVTDHRVGVTLYDIDGVMNGDIGGFIDAIQLANAEESLAG; from the coding sequence ATGCTGAGCCACCTCCGCGACCGTATGGTCGATGCGCTTCGTCGCGCCACCGAAGTGGAGCAGCTGCTTGCCGATCCCGAGACCACCAGGGACGCGCCGCGGCTGGCCGAGCTGGGGCGCGAGCACCATCGTCTCGCCGAGGTGGTGGTAAAGGCGACCCGCCTGACCAAGGCCGAGCAGGAACTGGCCGAGGCGCGCGAGCTGGCCAATGGCGACGACCCCGAGTTCGCTGCCGAGGCCCGCGCGGAGGTGGCGCGACTCGATGCCGAGGTGGACGAGCTGCAGAAGGCGCTGTTGCCGTTGCTCATCCCCCGCGACCCGCTCGACGACCGCCCCGCCATCGTGGAAATCCGCGCCGGTACCGGCGGCGACGAAGCCGCCCTCTTTGCCGGCGACCTGCTGCGTCTCTACACGCGGTTCATCGAGCGGCGCGGCTGGCGCATCGAACACATTTCGTACTCCGACGGGGCCATGGGCGGCGTCAAGGAGGCGGTGTTCAAGGTCATCGGGGACGGGGCCTTCGGCATGCTGCGCTGGGAAAGCGGCGTGCACCGGGTGCAGCGGGTTCCGGCCACCGAATCGCAGGGGCGCATTCACACGTCGGCGGCTACGGTGGCGGTGCTCCCCGAGGCGGAGGAGGTCGACGTGCGCATCGAGGACAAGGACCTGCGCATCGATGTCTTCCGGTCATCGGGGCCCGGTGGACAGAGCGTGAACACCACCGATTCGGCGGTGCGCATCACGCACATTCCCACCGGGATCGTGGTGTCGCAGCAGGACCAGAAGTCGCAGCTGCAGAACAAGGCCAAGGGCATGGAAGTCCTGCGGGCGCGCCTGCTCGACCTGCGGCTCTCCGAGCAGGAAGCCGAACGCTCACGGCTGCGCAAGTCGCAGGTGAGCACCGGTGACCGATCGGCCAAGATCCGCACCTACAACTTCCCGCAGGGGCGCGTGACCGATCATCGGGTGGGGGTCACGCTGTACGACATCGACGGGGTGATGAACGGTGACATTGGCGGGTTCATCGACGCCATCCAGTTGGCCAACGCCGAGGAGAGCCTCGCCGGGTGA
- a CDS encoding YlbF family regulator — protein MLEDKAKDLGRSIGQSNEYKAVKRSSEALNNDREATTILRQMEKIRTDAQSMIDRGEEPTGEMEQQLDALLQQVQGNPAYQAAISAQDNFDKLMLRVNQWIADGIRTGATSQIILG, from the coding sequence ATGCTTGAAGACAAGGCGAAGGACCTCGGCCGATCGATCGGCCAGAGCAACGAATACAAGGCCGTCAAGCGTTCGAGCGAAGCGCTCAACAACGACCGCGAGGCCACGACGATCCTGCGGCAGATGGAAAAGATCCGCACCGACGCGCAGTCCATGATCGACCGTGGCGAGGAGCCCACCGGCGAGATGGAGCAGCAGCTCGACGCGCTCCTCCAGCAGGTACAGGGGAATCCGGCGTACCAGGCGGCCATCTCGGCGCAGGACAACTTTGACAAGCTCATGCTGCGCGTGAACCAATGGATCGCCGACGGCATTCGCACCGGTGCCACCAGCCAGATCATCCTTGGCTGA
- a CDS encoding Crp/Fnr family transcriptional regulator, with protein MVTFRTPPMRYTPSTMSVSLDRITDFLSTVPLFRELDRAAVRGFAEYTRERKFSKGAMIVAEGDPGDSLFVVRSGEVKVVLAGEDGRDVILNVLNVGDHFGELALIDGRPRSAHVIATQASSLLMLSRADFRRQVEQSPQVAWGLMVELSRRLRQADGTIGSLVLLDVPGRVAKVLLEHATPGEPATLVKQLTHQVIAQMIGASRETVSRAMAEFQEKGIISVQRRLVTVTDRTALEARARPRL; from the coding sequence ATGGTCACTTTCAGAACGCCGCCGATGCGCTACACGCCGTCTACCATGAGCGTTTCGCTCGACCGGATCACCGACTTCCTGAGCACCGTGCCCCTGTTCCGGGAGCTCGACCGCGCTGCCGTTCGCGGATTCGCCGAGTACACCCGCGAACGCAAGTTCAGCAAGGGGGCCATGATCGTGGCCGAAGGCGACCCGGGCGATTCCCTCTTCGTGGTGCGCTCGGGAGAGGTCAAGGTCGTCCTGGCTGGGGAGGACGGACGCGACGTCATCCTGAACGTGCTCAATGTGGGCGACCATTTCGGCGAGCTGGCGCTCATTGACGGGCGGCCACGTTCCGCCCATGTGATCGCCACGCAGGCGAGCAGCCTGCTCATGCTGAGCCGGGCCGATTTCCGCCGGCAGGTGGAGCAGAGCCCGCAGGTGGCGTGGGGGCTCATGGTGGAGCTGTCGCGGCGACTGCGGCAGGCAGACGGCACCATTGGCAGCCTCGTGCTGCTCGACGTGCCCGGCCGTGTGGCCAAGGTGCTGCTCGAACACGCCACGCCCGGTGAACCGGCCACGCTGGTCAAGCAGCTCACCCATCAGGTCATCGCACAGATGATCGGCGCGAGCCGGGAGACGGTCTCGCGGGCCATGGCCGAGTTCCAGGAGAAGGGGATCATTTCGGTGCAACGGCGCCTCGTCACGGTCACCGACCGGACGGCATTGGAAGCCAGGGCGCGCCCGCGCCTCTGA
- a CDS encoding S41 family peptidase yields MPDMLPDAPPAPRRPVRALVAALGFGGLLAVGGWWAGRDLTAAAQPVRAPLGGARLFDQVVSAVAQKYVDSIPADTIFAKSVAGMLNELDDPFTSFLPEERLRRLNEQMNGTFSGVGIQVDIRDGWPVVIEPLVGGPSERAGVLAGDRIVLIGKESTKDLDRDEVFKRLRGPSGTSVTFTVERESQRQSFTLMRDKVHLRAVQRVALLPNGVGYVDVNVFNAFTATELSAAVDSLVKMGARSMVLDLRGNPGGLLEQGVAVAELFLDRGQSIVQLRGRAGTPPQTFTDSQPQRWPTLPLAVLLDRASASASEIVAGALQDHDRAVVLGVTSFGKGSAQNVYPLSNGGALRLTIARWYTPVGRSINQPPERRADELDASDTGDVTLPDTIKPRFRTDAGRTVFGGGGITPDVVVGDTLTPQPVQALARTMGKNLGAYRDALSKLAQQRKRTMLSAGDMVTRAELDELYDDLVRRHVAPPRAVFDAAGPWIARSLGYEMARVAFGSEAEFLRRTQDDATLQRASQLLQSARSPRDVFSNLERPRAATVP; encoded by the coding sequence ATGCCTGACATGCTTCCCGACGCTCCTCCCGCTCCGCGCCGTCCCGTGCGCGCTCTTGTCGCCGCGCTGGGCTTTGGCGGCCTGCTGGCGGTCGGCGGCTGGTGGGCCGGCCGTGACCTCACCGCGGCGGCGCAACCGGTGCGCGCCCCCCTGGGCGGGGCCCGGCTGTTCGATCAGGTTGTCTCCGCCGTGGCGCAGAAGTACGTCGACTCCATTCCCGCCGACACGATCTTCGCGAAGTCGGTGGCGGGGATGCTGAACGAGCTCGATGACCCGTTCACTTCGTTCCTCCCCGAGGAGCGCCTGCGCCGGCTCAACGAGCAGATGAACGGGACCTTCTCGGGCGTCGGCATTCAGGTGGACATCCGCGACGGTTGGCCGGTGGTCATCGAGCCGCTGGTGGGCGGACCGTCGGAGCGGGCTGGCGTGCTGGCCGGCGATCGCATCGTGCTCATTGGCAAGGAAAGCACCAAGGACCTCGATCGCGATGAAGTGTTCAAGCGGTTGCGCGGGCCCTCGGGCACCTCGGTCACCTTCACCGTGGAGCGTGAGAGCCAGCGGCAGTCGTTCACCCTCATGCGCGACAAGGTGCACCTGCGCGCAGTGCAGCGCGTGGCGCTGCTGCCGAACGGCGTGGGGTACGTGGATGTGAACGTCTTCAATGCCTTCACGGCCACCGAGCTGTCGGCCGCGGTGGACTCGCTGGTGAAGATGGGGGCGCGGTCGATGGTGCTCGACCTGCGCGGCAACCCCGGGGGCCTGCTGGAGCAGGGCGTGGCCGTGGCGGAGCTGTTTCTCGACCGCGGGCAGAGCATCGTGCAGCTGCGCGGGCGAGCCGGAACACCACCGCAAACGTTCACCGATTCGCAACCGCAGCGGTGGCCTACGCTGCCACTGGCCGTGCTGCTCGATCGCGCCAGCGCGAGTGCCTCGGAGATCGTGGCCGGGGCGCTCCAGGATCACGATCGCGCCGTGGTGCTGGGCGTGACCAGCTTCGGCAAGGGGAGCGCGCAGAATGTGTATCCCCTCTCCAACGGCGGGGCGCTGCGCCTCACGATTGCCCGCTGGTACACACCGGTAGGGCGCAGCATCAATCAGCCCCCCGAACGCCGTGCCGACGAACTCGACGCCAGTGACACCGGCGACGTCACCCTCCCCGATACCATCAAGCCGCGCTTCCGCACCGATGCGGGGCGTACCGTGTTCGGCGGGGGCGGCATCACGCCGGATGTCGTCGTGGGCGACACTCTCACGCCGCAGCCGGTGCAGGCGCTGGCGCGCACGATGGGCAAGAACCTCGGCGCCTACCGCGACGCCCTCAGCAAGCTGGCCCAGCAGCGCAAGCGCACCATGCTGTCGGCCGGCGACATGGTCACCCGCGCCGAACTCGACGAATTGTACGACGACCTTGTGCGCCGCCACGTGGCCCCGCCACGTGCCGTCTTCGACGCGGCAGGACCCTGGATTGCCCGCTCGCTGGGCTACGAAATGGCACGTGTGGCCTTTGGCAGTGAGGCGGAGTTCCTGCGTCGCACGCAGGACGACGCCACGCTGCAACGGGCGTCCCAGCTGCTCCAGAGCGCGCGTTCACCGCGCGACGTGTTTAGCAACCTCGAGCGTCCGCGCGCCGCTACCGTGCCCTGA
- a CDS encoding uracil-DNA glycosylase family protein, whose protein sequence is MSAQRVNIGRILGTPVPMLLPPEGAVHVLIVGEAPGPRGADKSGVPFFGDAAGKHLYGALQRLGAVVLPPEVDTLPWDGAAFTSAGLAPIAHGVALGNAFDRCPSDDGASFRAPLRSELESPRNLSRLNRDLDQLMTHGLKGIVTLGRVATRTVDVLLTQNPRPALARRALPHPSAQGLLSMAPDRGKGAKMAALQEVWMVRCQFAIMQAGYPAPPEALS, encoded by the coding sequence ATGAGCGCGCAGCGGGTCAACATCGGCCGCATTCTGGGGACGCCCGTGCCCATGCTGCTTCCGCCGGAGGGTGCGGTGCATGTACTGATCGTGGGGGAAGCGCCGGGGCCGCGTGGCGCCGACAAGAGCGGTGTGCCCTTCTTCGGTGACGCCGCCGGCAAGCATCTCTACGGCGCGCTGCAGCGACTGGGGGCTGTGGTGCTGCCCCCTGAGGTCGACACGCTGCCGTGGGATGGCGCCGCATTCACATCGGCAGGCCTCGCACCAATCGCACACGGTGTGGCGCTCGGCAACGCCTTCGACCGGTGCCCGAGCGACGATGGTGCGTCGTTTCGGGCGCCCCTTCGCAGCGAACTCGAGAGCCCCCGCAACCTGTCCCGGCTCAACCGCGACCTTGACCAGCTGATGACGCACGGGCTCAAGGGCATCGTCACGCTGGGGCGCGTGGCCACGCGCACCGTCGACGTGCTGCTCACGCAGAACCCGCGGCCCGCGCTGGCGCGGCGGGCGTTGCCGCACCCATCGGCGCAGGGGCTGCTCTCCATGGCGCCCGACCGCGGCAAGGGCGCGAAGATGGCGGCGTTGCAGGAGGTATGGATGGTGCGCTGCCAGTTTGCCATCATGCAGGCCGGCTATCCCGCTCCCCCGGAGGCGTTGTCGTGA
- a CDS encoding outer membrane lipoprotein carrier protein LolA, whose translation MTTLTTSAAVIALTFAMSVPLAAQNGAETAYDRMARAWSSLRTLEATFDQKITNPLLGRSVTSKGVFLQERPGKVSITFTQPAGDRIVGDGKTLWVYLPSSAPGQVLKLPGDADGAIVADLLGQLLETPKRAFIISGGDAVTIDGRATRRVLLLPRSPDAAPFQKATLWLDEQYPRPVRVQVIDSQGVDRTITLTSWTPGATLPRDAFRFAVPKGVKVATKLPM comes from the coding sequence ATGACGACACTGACAACCAGCGCCGCGGTGATCGCGCTCACGTTCGCGATGAGTGTTCCACTCGCCGCTCAGAACGGTGCCGAGACGGCGTACGACCGCATGGCCCGCGCATGGAGCAGCTTGAGGACGCTCGAGGCGACCTTCGATCAGAAGATCACCAACCCGCTGCTCGGCCGCTCCGTGACCTCCAAGGGCGTGTTCCTGCAGGAGCGCCCGGGCAAGGTGTCCATTACCTTCACGCAACCCGCCGGCGATCGCATTGTCGGCGACGGCAAGACGTTGTGGGTGTATCTGCCCAGCAGCGCGCCCGGGCAGGTGCTCAAGCTGCCGGGCGACGCCGACGGCGCGATTGTGGCCGATCTGCTGGGGCAGCTCCTCGAGACACCGAAACGCGCGTTCATCATTTCCGGTGGCGACGCGGTCACGATTGACGGCCGCGCCACGCGCCGCGTGCTACTGCTGCCGCGCAGCCCCGACGCCGCGCCGTTTCAGAAGGCCACGCTGTGGCTCGACGAACAGTACCCGCGTCCGGTGCGTGTGCAGGTCATCGACAGCCAGGGCGTCGATCGTACCATCACGCTCACGTCGTGGACCCCGGGCGCCACGCTGCCGCGCGACGCGTTCCGCTTTGCCGTACCGAAAGGGGTGAAGGTGGCCACGAAGCTGCCCATGTAA